A region of the Amycolatopsis sp. cg13 genome:
TGTAGGCGACGCCGTGCTCGCGATAGCTCGGGAAAGCCATGTCGCGGGGCTGCAGCGCGCGACCGGACCCGACCTGCGCGGCTTCCTGGCCGAGCAACGGCACCCAGATGCCCAGCTGCCCCTGGCGCTGCATCGCGTTGGCCTCGCGGTCCGCGCGGCGCACCAGCACCATGTCGCGGTAGAGGTTCTTCAGCGTTTCGTCGTCGACGTCCTCGACGTAGCGGTCGAACCGCTCGGACGGGACCCGCTGGCCCTCGGGGGTGAGCAGCTGAGTGAGCTCAGCGCCACCTTCGCTTGTCGCTCGCAAACCGGCGATCACCTGTTCGGGGGAAGGCTGAGCCGCTACGGCGGCCGGCCCGTCTCCAGGTTCCGGGTGCGTCCACTGTTCGGACGGCATGAGCTGTTCTCCTCGGTGTCGGCGCCGCGAGCGGCCGCTTGTGGCGGCCACAGCGACTGCACCGGCGGGGACCGGCTCCTCGGGTCCGAGGCTCCCGGCCACCGTCGGCGTTGACGGTTCGTGGCCACATCCTGGCACGAGAATTGGTCCGATGGAGAGCGGCAGTTGCTGATTTGTTGCTGAGAAAACCTCGCTGAACAGGGAAAACGTTTGGAAGCCCGAGTATGGGAGAGGCGATGGTCGGGCGGCCATCCCGCGTCCTACCTGCCCTCGTGAGTGGCGATCACGGTTCTCACCGGGACAGGCACTCACGACGTTCACTCGTGCCGGTGACGTCGGTCACCGTGGCAAGATGGCGCTGTGGAACAAAAATCCGTACGCGAATCCGTGGTCTCGACGTGGATCAACGACGTCACGCCGAGCCTGTCCGGTCTGGTCGCGATCCCCGCGCTGTCCCCGGCGTTCGACGCGGACTGGGCGTCGACCGGGCATCTCGCCGCCGCCGTCCAGCACGTCAAGAGCTATCTCGAAGGGCGCGACCTGCCGGGCGCGCAGATCGAGGTCATCGAGCTGGACGGCCGTTCTCCGCTGTTGTTCGTCGACGTTCCGGCCACCCCGGGCGCAACGGACAAGGGCACCGTCCTCATGTACGGCCACTTGGACAAGCAGCCTCCGGTCGGCGGCTGGTCCGAAGGCCTCGACCCGTGGACGCCGGTCATCCGCGACGGTCGCCTGTACGGCCGCGGTTCGGTGGACGACGGCTACTCCGGGTACGCGGCCAGTGCCGCGGTGGAAGCAGTGCACGCGGCCGGTGGCGAGCACGCACGAATCGCGCTGCTGCTGGAAACCGGCGAGGAATCCGGCAGCCCCGACCTCCCCGCTTACCTTGAACACCTGAGCGCACGGCTCGGCGAAGTCAGCCTCGTCGTCTGCCTCGACGCGGGCGGCATGGACTACGAGCGGCTGTGGCTCACCACCAGCCTGCGCGGCATGGTGCACCTGACGGTCAACGTCCAGCTGCTCGCCACCGCGCAGCACTCCGGCCTGGCCAGCGGCGTCGTCGCGAGTTCGTTCCGCGTGCTGCGGCAGCTGCTGGAGCGGATCGAGAACGCCGAGACCGGCGAGATCAAGCTGTCCGAGCTGAACGTTGAGGTACCGGCCAGTCGCCGCGCCGAGATCGAGGCGGTCGCGGAGGTGGCGCCGGAAGCGCTGCGCACCGCGTTCCCGTTGGTGAGCGGCGGAAAGACGGTGTCCGAGGACGCGCTTGAGCTGCTGCTGAACAACTACTGGCGACCGACGCTGTCGATCATCGGCGGCGAAGGACTTCCGCTGCCCGCCGAAGCTGGCAACGTGCTGCGGCAGAGCACCACGCTCACGCTCAGCTTCCGCCTGCCGCCCACTGCGGTCGCGGACGACGCGCTCGCGGCGATCAAGCGGGCGCTGACCACGGACGTTCCGTACGGCGCGAAGGTCACCATCGCCGAGGACCAGCAGGCGGAGAACGGCTGGAACGCGCCGGAGGAAGCCGCGTGGCTCACCGACGCGCTGCGCCGGGTCGACGACGAGGTCTTCGGCCGTCCGCACCGCGCGGCGGGCATGGGCGGGTCGATCCCGTTCATGGGCCTGCTCGGCGAGAAGTACCCGGAGGCGCAGTTCCTGGTCACCGGCGCGTGCGGGGCGGATTCGAACATCCACGTGCCCGACGAGTGGCTGAACCTGGACTACGCCCAGCAGGTCACCGAAGCGGTCGCGCACCTGCTGGACGCGCACGCCCGCAGCTGACCTGGCGAACGCCCCAATGTGGCATTGGGTGCATCTCACGCACCCAATGCCACATTGGGTGCGTCGCATGCGCCCAATGCCACATTGGGGTGCTTTAGGCCAGCTTGGCGAGGGCGTCGGCGATGCGAGTCTGCTCAGGTGCGAACCGCTGGTACGAGAACGGCGTCTCGTTGTTCCACGGGATCAGCTTGCCCGCCTTCACCGCGGGCAGCTGCTGCCAGGTCGGGACGCCGCCGAGCCCGTCCGGGCCGAGCGAAAGCGACCCGCCGCGCGAGTCGTACATGATCACGTC
Encoded here:
- a CDS encoding M20/M25/M40 family metallo-hydrolase produces the protein MEQKSVRESVVSTWINDVTPSLSGLVAIPALSPAFDADWASTGHLAAAVQHVKSYLEGRDLPGAQIEVIELDGRSPLLFVDVPATPGATDKGTVLMYGHLDKQPPVGGWSEGLDPWTPVIRDGRLYGRGSVDDGYSGYAASAAVEAVHAAGGEHARIALLLETGEESGSPDLPAYLEHLSARLGEVSLVVCLDAGGMDYERLWLTTSLRGMVHLTVNVQLLATAQHSGLASGVVASSFRVLRQLLERIENAETGEIKLSELNVEVPASRRAEIEAVAEVAPEALRTAFPLVSGGKTVSEDALELLLNNYWRPTLSIIGGEGLPLPAEAGNVLRQSTTLTLSFRLPPTAVADDALAAIKRALTTDVPYGAKVTIAEDQQAENGWNAPEEAAWLTDALRRVDDEVFGRPHRAAGMGGSIPFMGLLGEKYPEAQFLVTGACGADSNIHVPDEWLNLDYAQQVTEAVAHLLDAHARS